The nucleotide window CTTTCGGTTCCACGCCGCGAAATGGTCCCACTCCTGGTCACTGGAACCGGGGATGTTGTAGGGACTCGCGCGGGTCGCTTTCCGGCCATTGCGAAGGCGTATACAGCAGCCGGCTCTCTTCTGCGCGCTGGCGGCTTTGTTGCTGTTGCTGCCGTTGTTGCTGCCGTTAATGGTGGCGGTGGTGTTGCTGGTGCTGCTCAGCCCGTGGAGACGCGACATGGTCTGCTGTGTAGCGCTATTGTTGTGCAGCTGAAGCGCCTCGCCGATCTTCGTCACGAGCGCGTCCACCTCCTTAGAGTCCACCGTCACGGACTGCTCCAGCAAGATGTAGTTCTCTTTTCGACAAGGCATTTTCGGGTGAATCGTTCAAACGCCACGCGAATTTGCCGTCGAAACAAAAACACAGGGCGCTTCGCTTCACCGGTATCCGCGGCCACCACGCTGCCCGACCAAAATCAGCCGCTAGGCTCGGTTTGTAAACAATGAATGACGCAACCGCTGGAACGTACCATTTGCCCAGGGGAGAATGGATCTAATTTAATATTTGCGGCATGGCCTAACATAAACAAGACCTCAATTATAATCGAATATCTTCCAAATCCTTGTTAGATTTATGCTTATATTTAATCGGCTAGGGCTTATTTTGTATtggtgtaaatgtattatttaaagttgAAATATAGGAACCTCCATGTTTGATGCAATGGGTGTTACCTACGTCTTCAAACCCAAATAGCATTACAGAAATGAAATTGCAGGGTGTATACATAGGGCCATGGGGCTGTATTAGCAGGATATTAACATGAATATTAACGTTAATATCTTATTATATGAATCAAcaccaaataaatacatttatttacttatctgTACACCAGAAACTATTGGATTTGTTTTCAGCTTATTGGTCAAAATATTAAGGAAATGAACATGCATACACTTCAAGaaacaaatcaatatttaataGACACTGTTATATTCTCAAAGcgaaaaatattgttttaaattatgaaatcatttataaaagCTACCATGCCACCTCTTTCACCACTTCCCCTTCCTGTTGGATGATCAGAGCATCGGTCTGAGTTTCTTCAGAACTCAAACACTATCACAGATCAGTTTCTATTTAGCTATATTTCCTGCCAGTTTTCTAACAAGTTTAAGCTGTGATACAATAACAcattactactttttttttttttttacttcgatGATGAAATCGAGTAAAGAAACTCTGACTATTTGCAGGCAAAATCATAAACAACGCGTTCATATTATACCGGaaatttctgttcattatcaGCTTTtatatgtctgtttttttaatcatttcctGAAACTGCATTCTCTAAATTGCTGTTGACACTACCGGCTTCCAAAATCTGTTGAAATTATCTAAAATGGCACCACACTTAGGGGGGGTAACATTCCAAGCAGTGCACTTAGAGTAGCTACATGGCAACTACATATGCAAATCCAAATATTCAAGATATTCcagtttttatctgtttttaaaaCTAGATATACCTGAGGATGTGTAATGTAAACAGGATAATGAATCAATCGATTGTGCTTGTTTGTAACATGGTGCTTAGCCCAGGAGCAACCTGGTAACAGTTGGTGTGCTGTTGCACCGTGCCTTGGTAATCAGCGCAGCCATGGGGGTTCTGCTTCTCAGTACCGTCCTTCACGAAAAACAAAGACACACTGTACTGTTTCTCACACTGAGGTCATCCCGTCTATTGGTCTAGTTCACTGACAATGAATGTAGAAACTCTGtagaattgttttgtttattggcTATATACTTTTAATATTAGCTCTCAAATAACTGCAGAAAGTTGTCTATACTAGATTATTGAAAATAATGGAAATATGGCATCACTGCTCATGAACTTTATATTGCAAAACTCTCTGGAATGCAGTTGAGTAGTATCACATGTAAAGCACATTGTGTTTTGGCATGTGTTGTTTGTGGGTGAAATGTCAACACTCCCTATGTCATTATATAGAGTATGTAGTAGATGGGTAGatacaaggaaaaaaaacatatatttaagaacattttaatttatgctTAAGAATCTCTGTGTTGAGTCAGATATTTCACTGTATTTAAAGGAGCACAAGCCAAACCTATGCCAAGTAACCAAGGAAATAATCCATTAACAAGTGTGAATCATGCAAACAGCGAGGAACTTGCCATGACTGGAATGCTGATTCGCTTGCTTATTTCTTACACATATCTAGCCGTGTGAAAGAAGGAAAgtcgttttttttctattttatcttCACGGTAGAATGTGtagacattttaaaacattgcaGGCACTCATAAGTAATGTACTACATATGTGTGGCAGTggcatttttttatgaatttgaaTAATTGTTCTGGTCATGGAAATTGAATGTACTTCAGTCGAAGAAAAGGTGCTTGTTGAAGGAACTTCAGTAAACATGGAGTGGTTCATTATAAGTAAAAgtagtttattataaataattttgtgaaagtactttataaaaacatttagtaCACCAGTACTGCCCTTGAAGGGCAggtatgatttttatttatttaatcttttttttttttttgtttaatcattAAGTTGTAACTGATTTCAAAATGAAATTTGAGACCTGCTTTGTATGGAACATAAGCCAAGTGGGGCAATCCAGTTTTGTTGTCGTGGGTTAAATGGACATTATTGCATCAATAAATTATTAAGGCACAAATTGTTTGTTGAGTGAGTTGGAATAGATTCTTGATCATAAGGCTGTAGCACCCAAAAGTATGATGGTTTTCTAATCATTGTAGCCACCACTTTCATAGGCCATTATCGAGTGCTTTGGcagtaaatgttttgtgtgaggGGGAGGGGAGGACAAGTGTGAGTTAGCGCAGTACTAAAACAGGCTTTCAAAGTAGCACAGGGAGTCTGTTATGTCTGTTTATGCATTAACTCTTTACCAGAAAGCAGGGGTTCACAAACCTTTTGCATCCTTTGTTCTCTCAACTTATTAAATGCATATTGAAGACCATCTTAGCACAGATTTAATTTAGGATTATAACTGAAGTATCAATAAATGTGCACAATAACTTTTTGGCAGGATAgagctatttttatatttagccCCCAACCACCACCAACACTAAAGGTCTACTTATTTTTGAGTTATtgatgtttaaataattaattcatcTATATTCAGTGAGCACATCCTCCATTTCAGTGTGGCATTGAAAACAATGAAATTGTGGTGCAAATACACCAGTCCATTGCAACAAACCATACACGCAATGTTTGTTTAGAACAGTCAATTCACAGACATGATTTTCAGAGGTGGAAGAAAATAGATAAACCTcgaggaaacccacacagacacagagagaacatgcacagaaacTCCACATAGACAGTAACCCGAGCTTAGGATCCTGGAACTGTGACGCATCCAAAACTACCTAGTGACACCCAGATTTGGATTAAACCAACTCAATTCAGCATTACATAGCAACTCAATAATACACAATTTTGACAATGATGTGGTTATTGATTTTCACCactgtaacaaaaaataaataaatcacagacCCTGTGAGCTGCTTGGTGTCACATTTCTTTACTCCTGGCAGTGTGTGatattgtgtgtttaaatctgtccacatgttataataatttttatgcTGTTTATTTGCAAGTTTTTACATCTACTTAGTCCCCTTTTCAATGTGTTGGACATGTGGTGGAAGTTTAAAGAGCCTGATCCTCACGGAGGAATGGGAATACACAGTCATCTCCGTGtgatttgttttccttttctaCATACAAATTGTACATAATGGATAATAACAAGTGGTTATTCCAACTACGTCCCACCGTTCTTATTGTTGGCTGAAAGTTGTTTGTCTTTTAAAGCAGTTGCAGTTGGATACACTATAATTAAGTGTAGATATATTCAGTCTGGTTTTATGTGAAATATAATCTTGCTAGAGAGTCTGAGTGTGTGCTTTAAAAAGTGACCTCGCACTTGAGGATCTGGAGTAAACAAATCTTTATTAGAGCACCAAATGCAGTGGATCACATAGTACgaggaaaggaagagaaatgaAGGAAGGTTTTTTTAGGGTGGGTATAACATTTGTTCCAGTCGGTTAGGATTTCCTAGAAATGGGGCTCCTCCCACTCCACgctgtgtttgtattgtagACAGCGCGAGCACGTGTTTAGCAGTGTACTCAGTGCCCTCAGCCCGcgtgcatttctttcttttttttttaccacagagACATCCCCCTCTCTCTTCTTGGCACTTGTCCAATCTGAACACTGGCTGCTGAAAACATAGcagcttttaaaaaatgctgCAGTCAGCAGTCCTAACTTACTCTGCTTTTACCACTAGTTATATGTCACCAAATCCTGTCAACTTCTGCTCTCCCTTTTACATATCTGACCtaatgcaaaataaacaagGGTTCGAATGAACAGTGAGCTTCAAAGGGTGTGTACGGTCAGTGTTGATATATGAGTAAACAGACTATTTTCGGTAGCACTTGTGTTCTAGGACCAAGCCAGGCAAACAGCTGGCACCTTGGAGGTTGGGACGCCATACATGGTGACAGGAGGAAAAGTGGGGCAGCAGTACATAAACATAAGTAATGAAAACCATGGTGTTTGTGTACTCCATTTTGCAACAGGTTAATGCCTTTAGTGCAGCACACAAAGCATCTGGACATGTTTGCAGTCTTGAATGTGCTATAGGCCTTGTATGGTATGGGgaggtggtaactcagtggcTAAAACGTTGAACTTGTTCAGGAGGTTGTGAATTCAAATCTCATCACTGCCAAGCTGCAAATGCTGGGCTTGTGATTCAGGCTTTAAACCTCAACTGCATTGTCAAATTAAGTAAATTAAACCTGTGCTGTTGTATGATTCAAAATACTCACCACTGCATGCTCTGCTACTCTTGTAAACTATCTTCATTGATTTTTGCCTTATTTGGGTACATTTCACAAAAGGGCTTTGTTATACTGTCCTgctaatacaaaatgtaaactgacatatttaaaaacagacaaaggaaATGTTTTACTAAGCCTAATTCAGTATCCTAATTGTGGGATTATAcagtaattaatttttttaaaataattaaagtaatatTATCTGTAATTTTTAAACTCTACCTATTGTCATAAAACATTTGGGTATGTGGGGTGACTACACTAAATTGTTCAtatctgttaaaaataaatcccaTCTGAGACCTGCCTTGTGCCGAGTACATCCCTGTCCAGGATAAAGTAAGTAAtgtacattaattaatttatcaataaataaaaattaaaagtggTCGGTGGTTTtcctattattgttattgttatgttATACAATAAAACTATAACAGCAGTTATATggcgctatataaatatatatagtctttttttttttctttctttctttgtttttttttagatgtgctGATGTAAGATTATCCATGATGAACACCATGATCATTAACTGCTGTTATAGTTTTATAGGCCTCAATGACTATTTATGATGATGGTTATAAGAGGATACCCAGCAAGTTCATTAATGTATCTAAACTTTATCTTTACTTATCTAAAGTGCATAATGTATgattaatagtaaataaataaaaccaaatatataatacaatttgtaaaaatttgtaaaaaatatatatactgtgtgtttatatacttAACAGGTAAATAGGATCTTCATACCTGGCCACATAGTTAAGAAAGCTGAGTTAATTACTTTGGGTGTGTatattttacattcacacaGTTTGTGCAGAtgtatgtgttgtttgcttgtaGACTCTGTGAAAGagtggcatatatatatatatatatatatatatatatatatatatatatatatatatatatatatatatatatataatgtacaataaCAGTGTAGGACAATTGTATTTTGAAAGTGAATGCCTCCTCTCAGCtgtattttcttaaaataaagaaagaaccaTTTCCAATTATTTCCTACATATTTGCATATCTGTTATGGTCCTTGAATAAGCAGCACAGAAATGTCATGGTCTAAtaactacagaaaaaaaatcattcctaGACTTTCAGCATAGTCACAGTTTGTTGAGGAAGCGGCTCCTAGCTGGCAAGAACTAACACCTGAGAAATATGTTCTTTCACGCCCTGAAAATTCGAGGAAATGACTCATACTAGTAGCAGAGGGCATTCAGTCCTCCGCCAAAGCTAATGTTCACTAGCGCCATTCATTCTACTGAAAACTCCCATTGTGTGTGACATGTGACATGCCTTCAATATCAAAAGTTTGTTTAGAAGGCGTggctataattttatatactaAGGCCATTAATGAATCCTGTGAGCGCAATTTATTGTGCTAAGGCTATGCCATAAATTTGTCTACATGAAATGTGCCTTCAAGTTGATCTTATATATTGTTAGATACTGATTTAATCTTAGTGTCATTTGGAAGAAAGATCTTTAACCTATCTGTTGATTGCTACAATTCACTAATTAGTTAAAACCATTTCACCCCTGTTTTTAAGCACCTATCATCTCCCAACCTGTCTACTTCACACTTAAACACTTTGTTGAGTATTTGCTAAAAACCTTTTCAATCTTTGTacttaaaacaaaatgtatattattatcaaCCATTCCTATAAATCAGTTGTGACCATAACAGTTCAGAGCTCAGAATAAACACTACCTATTATTTGCTACTATTATGTCACCCTGTGCttactcatttattttaataaaacaactgCCACAAATATTTTACAGCAAGTAGATAGTACATATCAGTAATTACGAGCGTATGCACTTTTTCCTTCttcatatttcaaatatttgtgATGTTATCTAAGAGCACTCAATATAACCTTCACTATATTACATAATTTCAAGGAAGTTCCAGACAGAGTTTAAAGTTCTCACTTCTTTTGACACCACATGTACTCACATAAAGGCACGTGGTTTTAGAGGGTGTTATTTAAGGCCATGCCTACATACTTTGCATATAAAACAACCAACCAATAAGCTTATGTACTGCCTGAAGCAGTAGGTAGTTAATAACACTTTTCAACCGCTCCCTTATCTGACAACTCAGTGTGTCTGAATTTCCTTTAAGTGTTGTGCACGTGCGAGATCTTTCTTTAGCTTCACTTGGGGATATGGTCCAGGAAAGCCTACTGTGTTATGCTGTACAtgctgatctcacacacacacacacacacacacacacacacacacacacacacacacacacacacacagtagaaaacagtatgtacaatatatacatttgcaCTATTACACATCTTTTGCACTGGTTGGTGTCACAAATGACACTATGTTTACTGTCTCATTGTCTTATGTTGTTTTTGCACAAGATGTTGAACACATCCTAGACAGTTTCGTGTTTTGTGTTatcttgttttaatttaatgtgtACTGTGttgtatatggttggaatgagaGTAAAAGCGTGTTTGACTTGAACTGACCTGGCCCTGCATATGAGAGTTAAGaaacttttaaaatatacaaaatatggcCACTAGGGGGAGGTATACAGCTAGAATACAACAAAATCCGCATATAAATCAGTTTACCCCAATTCTTTCAATCGGATAAGTGCAAATGATTAGAAATGTAGtgaatattacaaaaaaagactAGATATTTAGGGCAATcctaatattgtatttattaaatataatttgcatTGCAATTTAATAAATGGTATTTAACAAATAGATTGTTAGAATCCTTATTTgcaacattaaaaatgtttaactaTTGTGCAAAGATTTTCATAATGTGTAAACAGATTTTAACCTCATATACTCTCTTTgagtatatgaaaaaaaaaatatatatatatctcaattcTTTATACTTCATTCAATACTCATGCTAGCAATCTTTATAGAACTAGAGAGCTGGTTCAACAAAGCAGAAAGTTAATTAGCGAAGACACTTAATGTGGCTGGCCTTCAACTTTGTAAGTTAATGAtagggaaaaagaaagacatttttgtctctGCTACATCATGGATATGGTTAATTACCTGCTGCTAAAGAACAACATTTAACCAGGTCTGTAACATGTATCTGTGTAGCCTTAATCCCTGTTTTATAATTGaagcattaaatatataattattttatgagCATTACCTTTAAATAggaattttttatgttttatattccaaccatttatatttaaataaaaaaaactaaaaactaccgGTTGTGTTATTTCTTGGAAAACAGTGTTTGTCCGGTTCAAATCTGTAGTCTCATAAATATGGATTTGGGCAGCATATCAAACTAGCACAGTTTTGACATGAATTTTGAAAAGCATATTATGACTGACTGTTTGGTGGAAAGAATTCATATCACATCATAAGACTTGCTGTCAGGTAGGAACAGCTCAACCTACCTGAGCTGTAATGCAAACCAGAACAACAAACTCAGAATCTTCGATCAGCAAAAGCGATGCAATAGTGTGTGcttatgacatcacctcaaaGTGCAGCACACAGATATATTTATGATCTACGAGATTTTGAAATAGATATTGCTCTAGATCGGGTTTGAGTATCAATATGAGCTCATACATCACCAAATGCAAGGTATAGttcatgcaaaaataaaaggaaagcaGGAGCACTCCTTTCTGCACTGTTTTACATTATCCTCTGACATCGAGGCACTCCTGGTTAATACTATCTAAAAATTCAGCAGCTAGCTTCATTTGCTCCCTATCGAGTGCATGCTTCCTTTCAACCTCCAACTCTGCGGGTGCTGCTGTGTGATAAGAGAAAAAACTACTGCAACATGAAGAATCGAACTGACTGATTAAATTGAGGAGAAATTCCAACTGGCTGTCGAAATAAATTTAGGGAAATAATGCAGCTGTCAGGGCCGACCAGTGGTGCATGATGTTCTTTTGTAGCTTGCCTGCTTTCCTGTGCTCTTACTGTGACAGGGCCAGATGCCCTGCAGTGGATTGTAGAGCTATGGGAGAGAGTGGAACACAAAAAATACCCAAGGATTATGTTATAAATCCTGGCCAGCATCTGAGCAGGGCTGAATCAATTGTCTGACAGGGGTGTGCTACACGGCTCTGTTGTGACAGATACTGTCACATATCAAATAATTTGTTGATGGTTTGTTGACCAAGCGTTGATAAAGACCCTGATGACAAAGTAACTTGTCCTTGGGTCAGTAACCGGGACataggctctctctctctctctctctctctctctctctttctcatcacAGGACAACACAGGGCTATATTGCAATTCTGGAATTtagaaaatattagaaaatagtTACTGTAGACAGGATATTACAGGACAGCAGTGATCCTTATGGTCCAACTGAATTAGTTAGTAACGTGTATTTTTGTATCTATCCATGTCTTTCTACAGCATACTGCATCTtaagacaaaaataacaaaagacaAACTTTTATAACTACATGCTTACAAAAAAAGGATTACACTATTGCCTTTCAAGATCGTTTGTTCAcccttaaaaatgtaaataatttttaagaTTTCTCCTTCATTGGCTACTTTACCACAACTAACCAAAAGGGGGAGACAAATGCACAGTCTTActtacagtctctctctctctctctctctctctctctctctctctctctctctttcttctatTCAATTAGATTAACTTCAGTT belongs to Silurus meridionalis isolate SWU-2019-XX chromosome 4, ASM1480568v1, whole genome shotgun sequence and includes:
- the LOC124383769 gene encoding glycogen synthase kinase binding protein, with protein sequence MPCRKENYILLEQSVTVDSKEVDALVTKIGEALQLHNNSATQQTMSRLHGLSSTSNTTATINGSNNGSNSNKAASAQKRAGCCIRLRNGRKATRASPYNIPGSSDQEWDHFAAWNRKGLDGTGNEDDPHQLLQELILSGNLIKEAVRRLQFSSETHRDFSKQID